The following are encoded in a window of Streptomyces sp. Go-475 genomic DNA:
- a CDS encoding cyclase family protein, giving the protein MILDRHDPEGAISEAAKRYSNWGRWGEDDVLGTLNFLDEAKRREGAALVRRGVSFSLSQRFDMNGPQKGWRRRTNPVHTMLDTGTDAALGNQGFPHGIGGADDVIAMPLQCSTQWDGLGHIFDHGKAWNGRAAEKVVTSEGDLVTGIEHMAPYVAGRGVLLDVGRVIGDERGELPDGFAITEDHLTATAEAHGVAVGRGDIVVVRTGRLARARREGWGDYAGGDSPGLSFTAAGWLHRTEIAAIATDTWGFEVRPNEFDGAFQPLHQVVIPNMGLLIGEMWDLDTLADDCARDGVYEFWLTAAPLPITGAVGSPVNPVAVK; this is encoded by the coding sequence ATGATCCTGGACCGCCACGACCCCGAAGGCGCGATCTCCGAGGCCGCCAAGCGGTACTCCAACTGGGGGCGTTGGGGCGAGGACGACGTGCTCGGCACGCTGAACTTCCTCGACGAGGCCAAGCGCCGGGAGGGTGCCGCGCTGGTGCGGCGGGGCGTGAGTTTCTCGCTGTCGCAGCGGTTCGACATGAACGGGCCGCAGAAGGGCTGGCGCCGCCGCACCAACCCCGTCCACACCATGCTGGACACGGGAACGGACGCGGCGCTGGGCAACCAGGGCTTCCCGCACGGTATCGGCGGCGCGGACGACGTGATCGCGATGCCGTTGCAGTGCTCCACCCAATGGGACGGGCTCGGGCACATCTTCGACCACGGCAAGGCGTGGAACGGGCGGGCGGCCGAGAAGGTCGTCACCTCCGAGGGCGATCTGGTCACCGGCATCGAGCACATGGCGCCGTACGTCGCCGGACGTGGAGTCCTCCTCGACGTCGGCCGGGTGATCGGCGACGAACGGGGAGAACTGCCGGACGGTTTCGCGATCACCGAGGACCACCTGACCGCGACGGCCGAGGCGCACGGCGTGGCCGTCGGCCGCGGGGACATCGTCGTCGTCCGGACCGGGCGGCTGGCGCGCGCCCGCCGCGAGGGCTGGGGCGACTACGCGGGCGGAGACTCTCCCGGTCTGTCCTTCACCGCCGCCGGCTGGCTGCACCGCACCGAGATCGCCGCGATCGCCACCGACACCTGGGGCTTCGAGGTCCGGCCGAACGAGTTCGACGGCGCGTTCCAGCCGCTGCACCAGGTCGTCATCCCCAACATGGGCCTGCTGATCGGCGAGATGTGGGACCTCGACACCCTCGCGGACGACTGCGCCCGCGACGGCGTGTACGAGTTCTGGCTCACCGCCGCGCCCCTGCCCATCACCGGAGCCGTCGGCTCCCCCGTCAACCCCGTAGCCGTCAAGTGA
- a CDS encoding FAD-dependent oxidoreductase: MEGKRVLVVGGGTSGNVMTVLLRRAGIDVDLVEVKQDWNVRGSGITLQGNALRVLREIGVWDEVREHGFGYDSLGLTTPDGTVLHVGEVLRTGGDDLPATLGMQRPVLQRILVDAVRASGANVRLGTTAEILTQDETSVTVRLSDGTDSRYDLVVAADGLQSATRAAIGIDAKPEPTGMGIWRVPAPRPAGVERSDLAHGGPCYIAGYTPTGKDTIYAYLVEPSRDRGAIPPESYAEEMRRLSEGYGGAWDEIRDSITDPAQVNYTWLERMLVEGAWHRGRVVLVGDAAHCCPPTIAQGAAMALEDAWVLSQMLTSGSAWDEDLLRRYYERRIGRVRMVVEASVQIGQWQLDGVPGDVPGLLEATMPVLKELP; this comes from the coding sequence ATGGAAGGAAAGAGAGTCCTGGTCGTCGGAGGGGGCACCTCCGGCAACGTCATGACCGTGCTGCTGCGGCGGGCCGGCATCGACGTCGACCTCGTCGAGGTCAAGCAGGACTGGAACGTACGCGGCTCCGGCATCACCCTCCAGGGCAACGCCCTGCGCGTGCTGCGCGAGATCGGCGTCTGGGACGAGGTCCGCGAGCACGGCTTCGGCTACGACTCCCTGGGGCTGACGACGCCCGACGGCACCGTGCTGCACGTCGGCGAGGTCCTGCGCACCGGCGGAGACGACCTCCCCGCCACCCTGGGCATGCAGCGCCCGGTGCTCCAGCGCATCCTCGTCGACGCCGTCCGGGCATCCGGCGCGAACGTCCGGCTCGGCACCACCGCCGAGATCCTCACCCAGGACGAGACGTCGGTGACCGTCCGCCTCAGTGACGGCACCGACAGCCGCTACGACCTCGTCGTGGCCGCCGACGGCCTGCAGTCCGCGACCCGCGCCGCCATCGGTATCGACGCGAAACCCGAGCCGACCGGCATGGGCATCTGGCGTGTCCCGGCACCCCGTCCGGCCGGCGTGGAGCGCAGCGACCTCGCGCACGGCGGGCCCTGCTACATCGCCGGTTACACGCCCACCGGCAAGGACACGATCTACGCCTATCTGGTGGAGCCCAGCCGCGACCGCGGCGCGATCCCGCCCGAGTCCTACGCGGAGGAGATGCGCCGCCTCTCGGAGGGCTACGGCGGCGCCTGGGACGAGATCCGCGACTCGATCACCGACCCGGCGCAGGTGAACTACACCTGGCTCGAACGGATGCTCGTCGAGGGGGCCTGGCATCGGGGCCGGGTCGTCCTCGTCGGCGACGCCGCGCACTGCTGCCCGCCCACGATCGCCCAGGGTGCGGCGATGGCGCTGGAGGACGCCTGGGTGCTGTCCCAGATGCTGACCAGCGGATCCGCGTGGGACGAGGACCTGCTCAGGCGCTACTACGAGCGGCGGATCGGCCGGGTGCGGATGGTCGTCGAAGCGTCCGTGCAGATCGGGCAGTGGCAGCTCGACGGCGTACCGGGTGACGTGCCCGGGCTGCTGGAGGCCACCATGCCGGTGCTCAAGGAGCTGCCGTGA
- a CDS encoding amidohydrolase family protein has product MDVHAHLLLPEVEALVAGLPGLAEAKALDARRNGPAALAVSGPMVAERIPKLTDVAVRLAAMDAQGVDVQLVSPSPSHYHYWADEETAEKLYRLAGEATAAHCAQAPGRLHGLGLVPLQHPESAVQALELAMGLGLLGVEISSHAPGRELSDPAYEPFWARAEETGAILFLHPFGCTLDERLDQWYLSNTVGQPTENAVALSHLIFSGVLDRHPELKVIAAHGGGYLPTHIGRSDHAWSARSDAGAGCAHLPSSYLKRLYFDSLVHDPQVLRALIGAVGADRVLLGSDFPFDMGTEDPVGALRAAGLPDDDFHAVRGGNATTLLRLT; this is encoded by the coding sequence GTGGACGTGCACGCGCACCTCCTCCTACCCGAGGTCGAGGCCCTGGTGGCCGGCCTGCCGGGCCTGGCAGAGGCCAAGGCCCTCGACGCCCGCCGCAACGGGCCCGCGGCCCTGGCCGTCAGCGGCCCCATGGTCGCCGAGCGCATTCCGAAACTGACGGACGTCGCCGTACGACTGGCCGCGATGGATGCGCAGGGCGTGGACGTCCAGCTGGTCAGCCCGTCGCCCTCGCACTACCACTACTGGGCGGACGAGGAGACGGCCGAGAAGCTCTACCGGCTCGCGGGCGAGGCGACGGCCGCCCACTGCGCCCAGGCGCCCGGCCGACTGCACGGTCTGGGCCTCGTCCCCCTGCAGCACCCGGAATCGGCGGTGCAGGCGCTTGAACTCGCCATGGGTTTGGGCCTGTTGGGTGTCGAGATCTCCTCGCACGCGCCGGGCCGGGAGCTGTCGGATCCGGCGTACGAACCCTTCTGGGCCCGGGCCGAGGAGACGGGCGCGATCCTCTTCCTGCACCCCTTCGGCTGCACGCTCGACGAGCGCCTCGACCAGTGGTACCTGTCCAACACCGTCGGCCAGCCCACCGAGAACGCCGTCGCGCTCTCGCACCTGATCTTCTCCGGGGTGCTGGACCGGCACCCGGAGCTGAAGGTCATCGCCGCGCACGGGGGCGGCTATCTGCCCACCCACATCGGCCGCTCCGACCACGCCTGGTCGGCCCGCTCCGACGCGGGCGCGGGCTGCGCCCATCTGCCCAGCAGCTACCTCAAGCGCCTGTACTTCGACTCCCTGGTCCACGACCCGCAGGTACTGCGGGCGCTGATCGGCGCGGTCGGCGCGGACCGTGTGCTGCTCGGCTCCGACTTCCCCTTCGACATGGGCACCGAGGATCCCGTCGGCGCACTGCGCGCCGCAGGCCTGCCCGACGACGACTTCCACGCCGTGCGCGGCGGCAACGCGACAACGCTGCTGCGCCTGACCTGA
- a CDS encoding VOC family protein, translated as MSARLLTHLRHVDLAVPDYDKQLDFYAGVWGLTKVAEDSGISFLAAEGSPEQYVVRLRKAEEKRLDLVSYGAGSTEDVDTLAEQLLAGGVQLISQPGKIDTPGGGYGFRFFDVDGRTIEVSADVEARQHRKIEEKEAIPVKLSHVVLNSPDLDRTRAWYETHLGFRHSDTLSSPYVGDVMHFMRISNQHHSMAIAKGPHTSLHHVSFEMRGLDEYMRGSGRVIRAGFKKVWGPGRHMAGDNTFTYFLDPHGNTVEYTTELELLDEDTWHPHVYDFSQPEVTDQWGTANPMNELIAKESFNDVDRGCFVAPPV; from the coding sequence ATGAGCGCACGCCTGCTCACCCATCTGCGGCACGTCGACCTCGCCGTGCCCGACTACGACAAGCAGCTCGACTTCTACGCCGGCGTCTGGGGCCTGACCAAGGTCGCCGAGGACTCCGGGATCTCCTTCCTCGCCGCCGAGGGCAGCCCCGAACAGTACGTCGTACGGCTGCGCAAAGCCGAGGAGAAGCGCCTCGACCTTGTCTCCTACGGCGCCGGCTCCACCGAGGACGTGGACACGCTCGCCGAGCAACTCCTCGCGGGCGGCGTGCAGTTGATCTCCCAGCCGGGCAAGATCGATACACCCGGAGGCGGCTACGGCTTCCGCTTCTTCGACGTCGACGGCCGCACCATCGAGGTCTCCGCCGATGTCGAGGCACGGCAGCACCGCAAGATCGAGGAGAAGGAGGCCATCCCGGTCAAGCTGTCGCACGTCGTGCTGAACTCGCCGGACCTCGACAGGACCCGTGCGTGGTACGAGACCCACCTCGGCTTCCGCCACTCCGACACCCTCAGCTCACCGTACGTCGGCGACGTCATGCACTTCATGCGCATCAGCAACCAGCATCACTCCATGGCCATCGCCAAGGGCCCGCACACCTCCCTGCACCACGTCTCCTTCGAGATGCGCGGCCTGGACGAGTACATGCGCGGCTCCGGCCGCGTGATCCGCGCCGGCTTCAAGAAGGTCTGGGGTCCGGGCCGGCACATGGCGGGTGACAACACGTTCACGTACTTCCTGGACCCGCACGGCAACACCGTCGAGTACACGACGGAACTGGAGCTGCTGGACGAGGACACCTGGCACCCCCACGTCTACGACTTCTCCCAGCCCGAGGTCACCGACCAGTGGGGGACCGCCAATCCCATGAACGAACTGATCGCCAAGGAGTCCTTCAACGACGTCGACCGCGGCTGCTTCGTCGCCCCGCCGGTCTGA
- a CDS encoding fumarylacetoacetate hydrolase family protein, with translation MRFATYEHRHQRRVAVVEEDGTLHPVPGARSLTELISCGDGLDALLSAGAATLGVPPGPHVSEVRLLPPLEPPTVRDFVTFEEHVEGVRRSVDGVGGVPEAWYDAPTFYFTNPYAVIGAHDDVPVPPGSEVLDFELEVAAVIGREGRDLTPEQARDHIIGYTVFNDWSARDLQSREMQVRLGPCKGKDTAATLGPYLVTADELEPYRDTDGFLRLALTASVNGEVVGEDLLSNMSWTFEEMVAYASRGTVVRPGDVLGSGTCGNGGCLAELWGVRGEQSPPPLKPGDTVTLTVEGIGTVSNTVVAGRNPEPLPTARRRTRERP, from the coding sequence ATGCGTTTCGCCACCTATGAACACCGACACCAGCGCCGGGTCGCCGTCGTGGAGGAGGACGGCACCCTCCACCCGGTTCCCGGGGCGCGCTCGCTCACGGAGCTGATCAGCTGCGGCGACGGACTCGACGCGCTCCTGAGCGCCGGGGCCGCCACGCTCGGCGTCCCGCCGGGCCCTCACGTGTCCGAGGTGCGGCTGCTGCCACCGCTTGAGCCACCCACCGTGCGGGACTTCGTCACCTTCGAGGAACACGTCGAAGGAGTACGGCGGTCCGTGGACGGCGTCGGCGGGGTGCCCGAAGCCTGGTACGACGCCCCGACGTTCTACTTCACCAACCCGTACGCCGTCATCGGCGCCCACGACGACGTCCCGGTGCCGCCGGGCAGCGAAGTCCTCGACTTCGAGCTGGAGGTCGCCGCCGTCATCGGCCGGGAGGGGCGGGACCTGACGCCGGAGCAGGCACGGGACCACATCATCGGCTACACGGTCTTCAACGACTGGTCGGCCCGCGACCTGCAGTCCCGCGAGATGCAGGTCCGCCTCGGCCCGTGCAAGGGCAAGGACACGGCCGCCACCCTCGGCCCGTACCTGGTCACCGCCGACGAGCTGGAGCCGTACCGCGACACCGACGGCTTTCTGCGCCTGGCGCTGACCGCCTCGGTGAACGGCGAGGTCGTCGGCGAGGACCTGCTGTCCAACATGAGCTGGACCTTCGAGGAGATGGTCGCCTACGCCTCGCGGGGCACCGTCGTCCGCCCCGGCGACGTGCTCGGCTCCGGAACCTGCGGCAACGGCGGCTGCCTCGCCGAGCTGTGGGGCGTCCGGGGCGAGCAGTCCCCGCCCCCACTGAAGCCGGGAGACACCGTCACCCTCACCGTGGAAGGCATCGGCACCGTCTCCAACACCGTGGTCGCGGGCAGGAATCCGGAGCCGCTGCCGACAGCCCGCCGCCGTACCCGGGAGCGGCCGTGA
- a CDS encoding SDR family oxidoreductase, whose protein sequence is MNDLHPNRLLGKVVVVTGAARGQGAAEAEALTREGARVIATDVTRAPGCRHLDVTDEEHWAQLAAELKESYGQVHGLVNNAGITWRARLGDVTPDDLARVHAVNVTGPLLAIQHLTPLMPPGSSIVNVGSTAALTAHYPVAYTTSKWALRGLSKTAATELGPRGIRVNTIHPGFIETEMTASAAPAFREANIRETPLGRTGTVDEVAPLVVFLLSDESSFITGAEIPVDGGLTAHGGVKSISDTLRSAAAGSTAN, encoded by the coding sequence GTGAACGACCTGCACCCCAACAGACTCCTCGGCAAGGTCGTCGTCGTCACCGGCGCCGCACGTGGCCAGGGTGCCGCCGAGGCCGAGGCCCTGACCCGCGAAGGCGCCCGCGTCATCGCCACCGACGTGACTCGGGCCCCCGGCTGCCGCCACCTCGACGTCACCGACGAGGAGCACTGGGCACAGCTGGCCGCCGAACTGAAGGAGTCGTACGGCCAGGTGCACGGCCTGGTCAACAACGCGGGCATCACCTGGCGCGCCCGCCTCGGCGACGTGACCCCCGACGACCTCGCCCGCGTCCACGCCGTCAACGTCACCGGCCCGCTCCTTGCCATCCAGCACCTGACGCCGCTGATGCCGCCCGGCTCGTCCATCGTCAACGTCGGCTCCACCGCCGCGCTCACCGCCCACTACCCGGTCGCCTACACGACCAGCAAATGGGCACTGCGCGGCCTGTCGAAGACCGCGGCCACGGAGCTCGGCCCGCGCGGCATCCGCGTCAACACGATCCACCCAGGCTTCATCGAGACCGAGATGACCGCTTCCGCCGCGCCCGCCTTCCGCGAGGCGAACATCCGCGAGACCCCGCTCGGCCGCACCGGCACGGTGGACGAGGTCGCCCCGCTCGTGGTCTTCCTCCTGTCCGACGAGTCCTCCTTCATCACCGGCGCCGAGATCCCGGTCGACGGCGGACTCACCGCGCACGGCGGCGTCAAGTCCATCTCGGACACCCTGCGTTCGGCTGCTGCGGGCTCTACGGCGAACTGA